The following proteins come from a genomic window of Hydractinia symbiolongicarpus strain clone_291-10 chromosome 2, HSymV2.1, whole genome shotgun sequence:
- the LOC130629961 gene encoding tigger transposable element-derived protein 6-like — protein MAMSKQQLAGKLAKKTLSLDDKIKFLDFAKKNPELGCRKLADIYKIGKTAAANILRDEKKIREQHEIFREKTKKRNRHGKYHKINEILFEWYKRCCASNIYPNGVMLKEEALEIKEKLQNSDFDNFSASDGWLDRWKTTYSVKERRIVGEAGDVSTETVTSWMERIKELVEGYSLENIWNMDESGCFFKALPAKALVEKGKQAKGGKKSKLRLTVAFFVNAAGEKIHRVQLTFTTFQILNLG, from the coding sequence ATGGCAATGTCGAAGCAGCAGCTTGCTGGTAAACTAGCGAAGAAAACTTTATCATTAGATGATAAGATCAAGTTTTTGGATTTCGCCAAAAAAAATCCAGAACTTGGATGTAGAAAACTAGCAGACATTTACAAGATTGGAAAGACAGCCGCAGCAAATATTTTAAGAGACGAAAAGAAAATTCGTGAACAACATGAAATTTTTcgtgagaaaacaaaaaaacgtaacCGCCATGGCAAGTATCACAAGATAAATGAGATCTTATTCGAATGGTACAAAAGATGTTGCGCTTCTAACATCTACCCTAATGGTGTAATGCTTAAAGAGGAGGCGTTGGAAATTAAGGAAAAACTTCAGAACAGCGATTTTGATAATTTCTCCGCCTCTGACGGTTGGTTGGATCGATGGAAAACAACATATTCCGTCAAAGAACGTCGTATTGTTGGTGAAGCTGGTGACGTTTCTACAGAAACGGTTACTTCCTGGATGGAGAGGATCAAAGAATTGGTTGAAGGTTATTCActagaaaatatttggaacatggaCGAGTCTGGCTGTTTTTTTAAAGCTCTACCGGCCAAAGCGTTAGTGGAAAAAGGAAAACAAGCAAAAGGTGGGAAAAAGTCAAAGCTTAGAttaactgtcgctttttttgtaaatgcagCTGGGGAAAAGATCCATCGCGTCCAGCTAACGTTCACTACTTTTCAAATCCTAAATCTTGGATGA
- the LOC130629960 gene encoding uncharacterized protein LOC130629960: MTSQVMETVLARFNRKLLFEDRKVILFLDNATCHPESMIGQFSQIKIIFLPKNTTSRLQPLDAGIIQNFKVKYRKRLVKYVLARIQENKSATEIIKSVDILMAIQWVQDAWKEVTNLTIKNCFEKCGVVQGESELMEDQEDDLEFEALVKELTEDMSAAEYIDFDADVPASEPRINELEINWRHQIREASINAIENPEMACQVEEISEDDDESEDVVEEEMLGFTELITMLDKIKRSTIFDDTCQEMLSTITKKIEELQLQNRKQSSIKDYFK; encoded by the coding sequence ATGACATCTCAAGTAATGGAAACTGTACTGGCACGTTTTAAcagaaaacttttatttgaGGACAGAAAAGTTATTCTTTTTCTGGACAACGCCACCTGTCATCCGGAGTCAATGATAGGCCAGTTTTCACAaatcaaaatcattttcttaCCGAAGAACACAACTTCAAGGCTTCAACCACTCGATGCGGGGATCATCCAAAACTTCAAGGTGAAGTACAGAAAAAGACTGGTCAAATACGTGCTTGCAAGGATCCAGGAGAATAAATCTGCAACTGAAATTATCAAGAGCGTAGACATACTTATGGCTATTCAATGGGTTCAAGATGCGTGGAAAGAAGTAACCAACTTGACCATCAAAAATTGTTTCGAGAAATGTGGCGTAGTTCAAGGAGAAAGTGAATTGATGGAAGATCAAGAAGATGACTTGGAATTTGAAGCTCTGGTGAAGGAATTAACTGAAGATATGTCTGCTGCAGAATACATTGATTTTGACGCCGATGTTCCAGCTTCGGAGCCAAGAATTAACGAACTAGAAATAAATTGGCGACATCAAATCCGAGAAGCTAGCATTAACGCAATTGAAAATCCAGAGATGGCATGTCAGGTCGAAGAGATCTCCGAGGATGATGATGAGAGTGAAGACGTGGTTGAAGAAGAAATGCTTGGTTTCACCGAGCTAATCACTATGCTTGATAAAATTAAGCGATCtactatttttgatgatacatgCCAAGAAATGTTGTCAACCATTACGAAAAAGATTGAGGAACTTCAGcttcaaaatagaaaacaatccTCAATCAAAGATTATTTCAAATAG
- the LOC130629962 gene encoding uncharacterized protein LOC130629962, with translation MNYKVEQLRNYKVGQKLLQSGADITKWGNYYKVGHNNIPFDNKAPIMLNRDLRLAEIIVNYCHSKVLHRCVKQTLTELRSKYWITKGRSFVTKIFCPCTICKRYNARPFHYPEHSDLPSFRFEGSNPFRTTGVDYLGPLFCSPVFGEDDLLYKTWVVIYICASSRSLVLDVVHNGQSQSFINFLSRFISRRGCPSTILSDNGSVFTADDSQQFAANRFITWKFNIKHAPWGCGIWERLLAFVKRCIKKAV, from the coding sequence ATGAATTACAAAGTGGAGCAGCTCCGAAATTACAAAGTTGGGCAaaagttattacaaagtggggcagatATTACGAAGTGGGGCAATTATTACAAAGTTGGGCATAACAATATTCCCTTTGATAACAAAGCTCCGATAATGTTAAATCGTGATCTTCGTTTAGCCGAAATAATTGTAAATTATTGTCATTCAAAGGTGTTACACAGATGTGTAAAACAAACATTAACCGAATTAAGATCAAAATATTGGATAACTAAAGGTAGAAGTTTTGTTACGAAGATTTTTTGTCCTTGTACTATCTGTAAACGCTATAATGCAAGACCGTTTCATTACCCTGAACATTCTGATTTACCAAGTTTTCGATTCGAAGGTTCCAACCCGTTTCGTACTACCGGTGTTGATTATCTCGGGCCGTTGTTTTGTTCACCAGTGTTTGGAGAAGACGATTTGCTTTATAAAACTTGGGTTGTAATATATATTTGTGCATCAAGCCGTTCTCTTGTTTTGGACGTTGTACATAATGGACAGTCTCAATCCTTCATTAATTTCCTGTCACGTTTTATTTCTCGTCGTGGGTGCCCTTCAACCATATTATCAGATAATGGATCCGTTTTTACAGCTGACGATAGCCAACAATTTGCTGCAAATCGATTTATCACGTGGAAATTCAATATCAAACATGCTCCATGGGGGTGTGGTATATGGGAGAGACTATTAGCTTTTGTGAAACGTTGTATCAAAAAGGCTGTATGA
- the LOC130630224 gene encoding uncharacterized protein LOC130630224 → MALTYIDILKRISFALNNYIFQFCLKPKQVICLEALLKGNDVVAVLPTGFGKSIIFHLLADLFPVKNEKNIVLVISPLTSIINDQVKYLNGIGFSAAVLNLEQRKFEADESLFGSNDAVEDDHDGTNITIDCGIKNGDIKILFAHPESFLSDQGRSILKSKIYQQNVVACVVDEAHCVEMWGAEFREDFGKLCTLKALFPSTPMIALTATAPPSKIKNLKEKLCFSPYCKVVVANPNRKNIFLKKLPRRGNNFGLRSYNDILVPIAKELNKLRDDYPMTIIYMKLKYCGYAYSLFQQTVTPNNTKLFCQFHAPQTSRMKKEILDEITKQDSSIRVVFATTALGRVLMHQRLLKLST, encoded by the exons ATGGCTCTAACGTATATTGATATTTTAAAGCGAATATCTTTCGCAttaaataattacatttttCAGTTTTGCCTGAAACCAAAGCAAGTCATATGTTTGGAAGCTTTGTTAAAGGGGAATGATGTGGTGGCAGTTCTGCCTACTGGATTtggaaaatcaattatttttcatttacttgCTGATCTGTTCccagttaaaaatgaaaagaatattGTTTTGGTCATCAGCCCTTTAACTTCCATTATAAATGATCAGGTGAAATACTTGAATGGGATTGGTTTTTCTGCTGCTGTATTGAACTTGGAACAGAGGAAGTTTGAGGCAGATGAGAGCTTGTTTGGAAGTAATGATGCAGTGGAGGACGACCATGATGGTACAAATATTACAATTGATTGTGGTATTAAAAACGGAGATATTAAGATTTTATTTGCCCATCCAGAATCCTTTTTATCTGATCAAGGGCGTTCAATTTTAAAGAGCaaaatttatcaacaaaatgtggTAGCTTGCGTGGTTGATGAAGCGCATTGTGTTGAAATGTG GGGTGCTGAATTTCGTGaagattttggaaaattatGCACACTGAAAGCTCTTTTTCCAAGCACACCCATGATTGCTTTGACAGCAACTGCACCcccaagcaaaataaaaaatttaaaagagaaacTATGTTTCAGTCCTTATTGTAAGGTTGTTGTTGCAAAtccaaatagaaaaaatatatttttaaagaaattgccAAGACGCGGAAACAACTTTGGCTTAAGAAGCTATAACGATATTTTAGTTCCCATTGCTAAAGAGTTAAATAAATTACGGGATGATTATCCCATGACAATCATTTACATGAAGCTAAAATATTGTGGCTATGCTTATTCGTTATTTCAGCAAACAGTAACTCCAAATAACACAAAACTATTTTGTCAATTTCATGCTCCTCAAACGTCTAGAATGAAGAAAGAAATCTTAGATGAAATTACAAAACAAGATTCGTCTATTAGAGTTGTGTTTGCAACCACAGCACTCGGGAGGGTGTTAATGCACCAAAGGTTACTGAAGTTATCCACATAA
- the LOC130629963 gene encoding uncharacterized protein LOC130629963, with protein MKSIVNFVELQTLINEIELILNNRPICDKYDDDCEDVLTPNHLLYGRRMECSSLRSEEVIMDDSEFKGRKRMLQAMLDHFWKCWSQEYLCSLRQSVNHVSKGGVEKISEGDVVIVYDDKLTRHMWKLGRVVKLVPESDDKVRATQVKLGQTGTIVNRPVNRLYPLETKCGRPVIEKQTNEEVDEDEDENKISPQTNCGNSGGVKTTFRERRKLLASRGDC; from the coding sequence ATGAAAAGTATCGTTAATTTTGTCGAATTACAAACATTGATCAATgagatagaactgattttgaataACAGACCTATTTGTGATAAGTATGATGATGATTGTGAGGATGTATTAACACCTAACCACTTGTTGTACGGTAGACGAATGGAGTGTAGCAGTTTGAGAAGTGAGGAGGTAATAATGGATGATTCGGAATTTAAAGGACGGAAACGTATGTTGCAGGCAATGCTGGACCATTTTTGGAAGTGTTGGTCTCAAGAATATTTGTGTTCTTTACGTCAGAGTGTGAATCACGTATCGAAGGGTGGTGTTGAAAAAATTAGTGAGGGAGACGTTGTTATTGTGTACGATGATAAGTTAACTAGACACATGTGGAAATTGGGTAGAGTGGTTAAGTTGGTTCCTGAAAGCGATGACAAAGTACGTGCTACACAAGTCAAGCTAGGACAAACCGGAACAATAGTGAATCGTCCGGTAAATCGATTGTATCCCTTGGAAACGAAATGTGGTCGCCCTGTTATCGAGAAACAAACGAACGAAGAAGTAGACGAAGACGAAGACGAAAACAAAATCTCTCCCCAAACAAACTGCGGCAATTCTGGGGGAGTTAAAACAACGTTTCGCGAACGAAGAAAGTTACTAGCGTCACGGGGGGATTGTTAA
- the LOC130629965 gene encoding uncharacterized protein LOC130629965: METEKTGEKNCIFFGCLAKCFIFFSMSVFLFVEESSSNVIGEKLLYKAIIRETREELVDSSSEDECNTELDKIFSDVEKEVSKQTKRYKRRREKKLQALQDEVIITHDKRSDSPAKKQSDGINTEFPEKVITENVTTFQCNECDANYTR, encoded by the exons ATGGAAACAGAAAAAACAGGTGAGAAAAACTGTATTTTCTTTGGTTGTCTCGCCAaatgttttatctttttttcaatGAGTGTTTTCTTGTTTGTAGAAGAATCAAGTTCGAACGTTATCGGGGAGAAGCTTTTATACAAAGCCATTATAAGGGAAACTAGGGAAGAATTAG TTGACAGTTCTTCGGAAGATGAATGCAACACTGAGctagataaaatattttcagatgTTGAAAAAGAAGTTTCTA AGCAAACTAAAAGATACAAGCGCAGAAGAGAAAAGAAGCTTCAAGCACTTCAAGATGAAGTTATAATTACCCATGATAAAAGATCGG ATTCACCTGCCAAAAAGCAAAGTGATGGAATTAATACGGAATTCCCTGAAaaggtcatcacagaaaatgtaACCACCTTTCAATGTAATGAATGCGACGCAAACTATACACGCTAA
- the LOC130629964 gene encoding uncharacterized protein LOC130629964 has product MQEIGRAGRRGQNSTATLYYNNADIAVNKNNVDDSMKCFCKTDLCLRKFILNFFGFKKYEQDNCCSNCTKSNLLIKETTLPCRDLVSEDAFKCLQTELKEIIETWRLSLLTTLDQTYELPSINKNLVQTLLSKLPFIRSKNDLLFEYDVWDDQYATTIYDKINKYAPKHK; this is encoded by the coding sequence ATGCAAGAAATTGGTAGAGCTGGAAGGCGTGGGCAAAACTCAACTGCAACATTGTATTACAATAATGCAGATATTgctgttaataaaaataatgttgacgATAGCATGAAGTGCTTCTGCAAAACAGATCTGTGCTTAAGGAAATTTATTCTAAATTTctttggttttaaaaaatatgaacaagATAATTGTTGCTCAAATTGTACAAAGTCTAATTTGCTgataaaagaaacaacattaCCTTGCCGTGATTTAGTATCAGAAGATGCTTTTAAATGCTTACAAACTGAGCTGAAAGAAATTATTGAAACTTGGAGACTTTCGCTATTGACTACCCTTGATCAAACTTATGAACTTCCATCTATCAATAAAAATTTGGTTCAAACACTATTGAGTAAACTTCCATTTATAAGATCTAAAAATGATCTGTTATTTGAATATGATGTTTGGGATGATCAATATGCTACCACCATATacgataaaataaataagtatgcCCCAAAGCATAAATAA